From the genome of Mycoplasma crocodyli MP145:
TAACATGATTTTACTGTTTTTTGACTTCCTTTGAGAAGGAAGATTTTTAGATAAGTATTCAATCTTTAAATATGTTTCTAAATCTTTATTAAAGTCAAATATGCAGCAATATCTATCATTTGGATTTTTGGCTGTAGCTTTATTAATTATCATTTCAAGCGTTTCGCTTACACCTTTTATATTTCTTAAACTAGGCATTCTATATCGCTTGTGCATTAATATAGTTTCGATTGGAGTACTGCCTTTAAACGGATACTTACCTGTTAACATTTCATAAATTAAAATGCCTAATGAATAAATATCAACAGCATTTGAAATGTTATTGCTATTTTCTATTGTTTCTGGTGCATTATAGTAAGAAGTACAAACGCTGTTTGGAACATTATTAACACTTTTTGAAGTGTCAAAAGAAATACCTAAGTCAATTATTTTTATTTTTTGATCATTTGTAATCATTATATTTTCAGATTTTATATCACGATGAATTATTCCTAGGTTATGAATTTTTGAAATACCATTTGCAATTTGGCGTGCATACATAATCGCTATTCTTGTCTCTATAAAACGATTTTCCTTAATTATTTCTTTTAGAGTTTTTCCTTCGATATATTCCATAACAAAATATTGCTCATTAAATGCGTTAATGTATTCATCAACTATGTATGGAAAATTTTTTGAATTAATTTTCTTGTGTAAAAATAATTCATTTCTAAATCTTAAAAGATTATCATTGTTATTGTCCTGCTTACGATACTTAAGAGCAAAATGATATTTATTTTTATCTAAGGTTTCAACCAAGTAAACTATAGCCATTCCGCCTATGCCTAATACTTTTAAAACCTTGTAATCTTTATAAACATTTGATCAACTAGGAGGGAAATGTTTGTAATCATTCATTTTTTTTCCTTTCACAGCATAGTAATATAATTTTACATAAATTAAAATTAAAAAATAAAAACACCTAAGTGTTTTAAGTTATGATTAAACGCTAAATTATTACTTAATTTTTAAATTATCTTTTTAATAAATTAGCCGCTTCTTCATCAATAATGAAAGTAACGTTTTGATGTGTTCTAAGAAAACTTGCTGGTACTTGTTCGGTCATATCACCATCTATACTATCATAAATAGCTCTTGCTTTATTAAGTCCACTTGCTAAAAGAATTATTTTCTTAGCTTCAAGAATTGTCCCAATTCCCATTGAAATAGCCGTTTTAGGAATATCATTAGGATTATCAAAGTATTGTTCATTTGAATTAATTGTACTTTTTGTTAATTTAACTTCTCTTGTTCTTCCTTCTTTTAAAGATCCTGGTTCATTAAAA
Proteins encoded in this window:
- a CDS encoding serine/threonine-protein kinase, which translates into the protein MNDYKHFPPSWSNVYKDYKVLKVLGIGGMAIVYLVETLDKNKYHFALKYRKQDNNNDNLLRFRNELFLHKKINSKNFPYIVDEYINAFNEQYFVMEYIEGKTLKEIIKENRFIETRIAIMYARQIANGISKIHNLGIIHRDIKSENIMITNDQKIKIIDLGISFDTSKSVNNVPNSVCTSYYNAPETIENSNNISNAVDIYSLGILIYEMLTGKYPFKGSTPIETILMHKRYRMPSLRNIKGVSETLEMIINKATAKNPNDRYCCIFDFNKDLETYLKIEYLSKNLPSQRKSKNSKIMLYFLWYSISIMFLIIVVILLSMINK